From a region of the Synechococcus sp. RS9916 genome:
- the purN gene encoding phosphoribosylglycinamide formyltransferase, producing the protein MPALSNTSHRKPMVGQDLDALVTPAQGDWPRYTTPLRLGVMASGSGSNFEALFAATQQHLDATIEVLVVNNPGCGAQLRAERLGVDCIVHDHRQYTNREDLDSALVSTFEAAQVEGVVMAGWMRIVTPVLIGAYQGRLINIHPSLLPSFRGLDAVGQALKAGVRLTGCTAHIVTAEVDTGPVIAQAAVPVMDNDDHQSLSERIHRQEHRILPWAVALKGRDWKAQG; encoded by the coding sequence ATGCCCGCTTTGTCGAACACTAGCCACAGGAAACCCATGGTTGGTCAAGATCTTGATGCTCTGGTGACACCGGCGCAGGGTGACTGGCCTCGTTACACCACGCCACTGCGGTTGGGCGTGATGGCATCGGGCAGCGGCAGCAACTTTGAAGCCCTGTTCGCCGCCACCCAGCAGCATCTTGACGCAACCATCGAGGTGCTGGTGGTGAACAATCCGGGTTGCGGAGCCCAGCTGAGAGCGGAACGGCTTGGTGTGGATTGCATCGTTCATGACCATCGCCAGTACACCAATCGAGAAGATCTCGACAGCGCCCTAGTGAGCACATTTGAAGCAGCGCAAGTGGAGGGTGTGGTGATGGCCGGGTGGATGCGCATCGTGACCCCAGTGCTGATTGGGGCCTATCAGGGCCGACTGATCAACATTCATCCGTCCTTACTTCCCAGCTTTCGAGGTTTGGACGCCGTCGGCCAGGCGTTGAAGGCGGGCGTTCGCCTCACTGGCTGTACGGCCCATATCGTCACTGCAGAGGTCGACACCGGACCTGTCATCGCTCAGGCGGCAGTCCCGGTGATGGACAACGACGATCACCAGTCCTTGTCGGAGCGAATCCATCGACAGGAACATCGAATCCTGCCTTGGGCCGTTGCCCTCAAAGGACGTGATTGGAAGGCTCAGGGATAG
- the argC gene encoding N-acetyl-gamma-glutamyl-phosphate reductase: protein MQSTPTAQAPISTAGLVGRVAVVGASGYGGLQTLRLLQRHPQFAITFLGGERSAGKHWSEICSFLPLLDDPVVETPDPARIAETADFAVLSLPNGLASDLVPDLLERGVRVVDLSADYRYRSLEEWSQVYVQEAQKHQRTDVQLCQDAVYGLPEWFGPEIAQARLVAAPGCFPTTSLLPLLPFLKQGLIETDGLIIDAKTGTSGGGRAAKEHLLLAEASESITPYGVVGHRHTSEIEQIASAVAACPIQLQFTPHLVPMVRGLLSTVYARLRDPGLTADDCTTVLEAVYRHHPCVRVLPVGTYPATKWAKHTNQALLSVQVDSRTGRLVLMSAVDNLMKGQAGQGVQCLNLMAGLPATTGLPLEPFYP, encoded by the coding sequence CGATTTCCACCGCTGGGCTGGTCGGACGCGTCGCTGTGGTGGGTGCGTCCGGGTATGGGGGCCTACAGACCCTGAGGCTGCTGCAACGGCATCCACAATTCGCCATCACCTTTCTGGGTGGTGAGCGCAGTGCCGGCAAGCATTGGAGCGAAATCTGTTCGTTCCTGCCCCTTCTGGATGATCCCGTTGTTGAAACTCCGGATCCAGCACGCATCGCTGAGACGGCTGACTTTGCTGTGCTGAGCCTCCCCAACGGACTTGCCAGTGATTTGGTCCCTGACCTGCTTGAACGGGGAGTTCGGGTGGTGGATCTGTCGGCTGACTACCGCTATCGCTCCCTCGAGGAGTGGTCTCAGGTGTATGTGCAAGAGGCCCAAAAGCATCAGCGAACTGACGTCCAGCTCTGTCAGGACGCCGTTTATGGATTGCCCGAATGGTTTGGTCCAGAGATCGCCCAAGCCCGTTTGGTGGCCGCTCCGGGCTGTTTCCCCACCACCAGCCTGCTGCCCCTACTGCCCTTTCTGAAGCAAGGCCTGATCGAAACCGATGGCTTGATTATTGATGCCAAAACTGGCACCTCGGGTGGAGGCAGGGCCGCGAAGGAGCATCTTCTATTGGCTGAAGCGTCGGAATCGATCACGCCGTATGGCGTTGTGGGCCACCGTCACACGTCGGAAATTGAACAGATCGCCAGTGCTGTAGCCGCATGTCCGATTCAGCTGCAGTTCACGCCCCACTTGGTGCCGATGGTGCGAGGTCTGCTCTCAACGGTGTATGCCCGTCTGCGGGATCCCGGTCTTACCGCCGACGACTGCACCACAGTGCTTGAGGCGGTCTACCGCCACCACCCCTGTGTGCGTGTGCTCCCCGTCGGCACTTATCCGGCGACGAAGTGGGCAAAGCACACGAATCAGGCTTTGCTGTCCGTGCAGGTCGACAGTCGCACAGGCCGATTGGTGTTGATGAGCGCCGTCGACAATCTGATGAAAGGTCAGGCCGGCCAGGGTGTGCAGTGCCTCAACCTGATGGCTGGTTTGCCCGCCACGACAGGACTACCCCTGGAGCCTTTCTATCCCTGA